A stretch of the Streptococcus himalayensis genome encodes the following:
- the dhaM gene encoding dihydroxyacetone kinase phosphoryl donor subunit DhaM, producing MTQIGIVLVSHSRHLAQGVVDLISEVAKDVPLTYCGGLEDGSIGTEFSCVEHAVNSNPADTILAFFDLGSARMNMEMVADFSDKNIQIQSVPIVEGSYTAAALLQAGAPLDAILEQLAELQINK from the coding sequence ATGACACAAATTGGTATCGTCCTTGTCTCGCACTCTCGTCATCTTGCCCAAGGAGTTGTTGATTTAATCTCCGAGGTTGCAAAAGATGTCCCTCTTACCTATTGTGGTGGATTAGAAGACGGCAGCATCGGAACAGAATTTTCCTGCGTAGAACACGCAGTAAACAGCAATCCTGCCGACACCATCCTTGCCTTCTTTGACCTAGGCAGTGCTCGGATGAACATGGAAATGGTCGCTGACTTCTCTGACAAAAATATCCAAATCCAGTCTGTTCCCATTGTCGAAGGAAGCTACACCGCAGCAGCCCTATTGCAGGCGGGTGCTCCCCTTGATGCTATTTTAGAACAGTTAGCAGAGCTGCAAATCAACAAATAA
- the dhaL gene encoding dihydroxyacetone kinase subunit DhaL: METQAVFKWMQLFAQKIQENKDLLSELDTPIGDGDHGGNMARGMAAVMEELEGKEFASSDQIFKVVSMQLLSKVGGASGPLYGSAFMGLTKSAQANDSLSDSLQAGLDMIQKRGKAEVGEKTMVDVWTPVIADLKAGQLSLESIRAAVDSTKDLQATKGRASYVGERSVGHIDPGSYSSGLLFEALVEAGLV; encoded by the coding sequence ATGGAGACACAAGCAGTATTCAAATGGATGCAATTATTTGCCCAAAAAATCCAAGAAAATAAAGACTTGTTGAGCGAGTTAGATACACCGATTGGAGATGGTGACCACGGTGGCAATATGGCACGAGGCATGGCAGCAGTCATGGAAGAGTTAGAGGGAAAGGAATTTGCTAGTTCCGATCAAATCTTTAAAGTGGTGTCCATGCAACTGCTCAGTAAAGTCGGTGGAGCTTCTGGACCACTCTACGGCTCAGCTTTCATGGGATTAACCAAGAGTGCACAAGCGAATGATTCTCTCTCTGATAGCCTTCAAGCTGGACTTGATATGATTCAAAAACGAGGAAAGGCGGAAGTCGGAGAAAAAACCATGGTCGATGTCTGGACACCTGTCATCGCTGATCTAAAAGCAGGGCAACTCAGTCTAGAATCTATCCGAGCAGCCGTTGACAGCACCAAGGACTTACAGGCTACAAAGGGACGGGCTTCTTACGTTGGGGAGCGTTCTGTGGGACATATCGATCCTGGTTCCTACTCTTCTGGTCTTCTTTTTGAAGCATTGGTAGAGGCTGGACTCGTATGA